One region of Oscillospiraceae bacterium genomic DNA includes:
- the rpsC gene encoding 30S ribosomal protein S3, which yields MGQKVNPNGLRVGVIRDWDSRWYSSKKGFADKLVGDYKLREFLKKELYSAGIPTIEIERKTGKIFIKIHCARPGKIIGKGGMDLENLRTKCKQMMGEPVQIDIIEVRAPNQNAQLVAEEIASCLERRMAFRRAMKQAMFNSTRAGARGIKTSVSGRLGGAEIARRENYHEGTIPLQTLRADIDYGFAEAKTTYGRIGCKVWIYRGEILVDTRRPRRDDRDSRGPRDNRGGNRGGESDRRPRDNRPPRTNADRNEGGKGNVDA from the coding sequence ATGGGTCAGAAAGTAAACCCCAACGGCTTGAGAGTCGGCGTCATTCGCGACTGGGATTCCAGATGGTATTCCTCCAAAAAGGGTTTCGCCGATAAACTGGTCGGCGACTATAAACTGCGTGAATTCCTGAAGAAGGAACTTTATTCGGCGGGCATTCCGACCATCGAGATCGAGCGCAAGACCGGCAAGATCTTTATCAAGATCCACTGCGCGCGCCCGGGCAAGATCATCGGCAAGGGCGGCATGGACCTTGAAAATCTGCGTACCAAGTGCAAGCAGATGATGGGTGAGCCGGTTCAGATCGACATCATCGAAGTCAGAGCCCCCAACCAGAACGCTCAGCTCGTCGCTGAGGAGATCGCCAGCTGCCTGGAGCGCCGTATGGCCTTCCGCCGCGCGATGAAACAGGCGATGTTCAATTCCACCAGAGCCGGCGCAAGAGGCATCAAGACCAGTGTTTCCGGACGTCTGGGCGGCGCCGAAATCGCCAGAAGAGAAAATTATCACGAGGGCACCATCCCGCTGCAGACCCTGCGCGCCGACATTGATTACGGCTTCGCAGAGGCAAAGACCACCTACGGCCGCATCGGCTGCAAAGTGTGGATTTACCGCGGCGAGATCCTTGTGGATACAAGACGTCCGCGCAGAGACGACCGCGACAGCAGAGGTCCCCGCGACAACAGAGGCGGCAATCGCGGCGGCGAGAGCGACCGCAGACCGCGTGACAATCGCCCTCCGCGCACGAATGCAGACCGCAATGAAGGAGGAAAAGGCAATGTTGATGCCTAA
- a CDS encoding argininosuccinate synthase, translated as MAARKSNQIKKVVLAYSGGLDTSIIIPWLKEHYDNCEVIAVSGDVGQGTELDGLEKKALATGASKLYIEDLKESFITDYIYPTLKAGAVYEGEYLLGTSFARPIIAKRVVEIALKEGADAICHGCTGKGNDQVRFELTIKAFAPQMKIIAPWREWDIKSRDEEIDYAEAHHIPLKINRETNYSKDKNLWHLSHEGMDLEDPANEPQYKKPGFLEMGTCPELAPDRPTYVTIDFDKGAPAAVNGRKLAPVELLETLNKLGGENGIGLVDLVENRLVGMKSRGVYETPGGTILYRAHKVLETLCLDRDTLHYKELIASKYAELVYFGQWFTPLRESLAAFVDKTQETVTGTVKLKLYKGNLINAGVKSPYSLYDEATATFGQDEVYNQADAAGFINLFGLPIKVSALKKSKGKA; from the coding sequence ATGGCAGCCAGGAAATCAAATCAAATCAAAAAAGTCGTATTGGCTTATTCGGGCGGTTTGGATACGTCGATCATCATCCCATGGCTCAAAGAGCATTACGACAACTGCGAAGTCATCGCGGTCTCGGGCGATGTGGGGCAGGGTACCGAGCTGGACGGACTGGAGAAAAAGGCTCTGGCCACCGGCGCCTCAAAACTCTATATCGAGGATTTAAAAGAATCTTTTATCACCGATTATATCTATCCGACGCTCAAGGCGGGCGCGGTTTATGAGGGCGAATATCTGCTCGGCACATCGTTTGCAAGGCCGATCATCGCAAAACGCGTCGTCGAGATCGCGCTCAAAGAGGGCGCCGACGCAATCTGCCACGGCTGCACCGGCAAGGGCAACGACCAGGTGCGCTTTGAGCTGACCATCAAAGCGTTCGCGCCGCAAATGAAGATCATCGCCCCATGGCGCGAATGGGACATCAAGTCCCGCGACGAGGAGATCGATTATGCCGAGGCGCACCATATTCCGCTGAAAATTAACCGCGAAACCAACTATTCAAAAGATAAAAACCTCTGGCATCTGTCGCACGAGGGCATGGACCTTGAAGACCCCGCCAACGAGCCGCAGTATAAAAAGCCCGGATTCTTAGAGATGGGTACCTGTCCGGAACTTGCGCCCGACAGGCCGACTTACGTCACAATTGATTTTGATAAAGGCGCTCCGGCCGCGGTGAACGGCAGAAAGCTGGCGCCGGTAGAACTGCTCGAAACCTTGAATAAGCTCGGCGGCGAAAACGGCATCGGGCTTGTCGATCTGGTCGAAAACCGGCTGGTCGGCATGAAGTCGAGGGGCGTTTACGAGACCCCCGGCGGCACGATTTTATACCGCGCGCATAAAGTGCTGGAAACCCTCTGCCTCGACCGCGACACACTGCACTATAAAGAGCTCATCGCATCCAAATACGCGGAACTGGTCTATTTCGGCCAGTGGTTTACCCCGCTGCGCGAATCGCTCGCCGCATTTGTCGACAAGACACAGGAGACGGTCACCGGCACGGTCAAATTAAAGCTGTATAAGGGCAACCTGATCAATGCGGGCGTCAAGTCCCCGTATTCGTTGTACGACGAGGCAACCGCGACTTTCGGGCAGGATGAGGTCTACAACCAGGCCGACGCCGCCGGGTTCATCAACCTGTTCGGCCTGCCGATCAAAGTGAGCGCGCTCAAGAAATCCAAGGGTAAAGCGTAA
- a CDS encoding malic enzyme-like NAD(P)-binding protein: MDYAKESLKLHGEWKGKIEVISRVPVKNKQDLSLAYTPGVAQPCLEIQKDVDLSYTLTRRGNLVAVVTDGTAVLGLGDIGPEAGMPVMEGKCVLFKTFGDVDAIPLCIRSKDVDEIVKTVTLLAGSFGGINLEDIAAPRCFEIERRLKETCDIPIFHDDQHGTAVVVLAAMLNGLKIVKKQIDDVSVVVNGSGAAGIAVTKLLMSMGLRRVILCDTKGAIYEGRDNLNAAKAEMAKISNLEKKTGSLKEVIVGADVFIGLSAPGMVTQEMVRTMAKDPIIFAMANPTPEIMPSDALAAGAKVVGTGRSDFPNQINNVLAFPGIFRGALDVRSGDINDEMKIAAAKAIAGLITADELNPEYIIPAPFDPRVGGAVAQAVREAARKSGVARI; this comes from the coding sequence ATGGATTATGCAAAAGAGTCCTTGAAGCTCCATGGTGAGTGGAAAGGGAAAATTGAGGTCATCAGCCGCGTACCGGTCAAGAACAAACAGGATCTCTCACTGGCTTATACCCCGGGCGTCGCACAGCCCTGTCTTGAAATCCAAAAGGACGTTGACTTATCCTATACCCTGACCAGAAGAGGCAACCTTGTCGCCGTCGTCACCGACGGAACCGCCGTTTTGGGCCTTGGCGATATCGGCCCCGAAGCCGGCATGCCGGTCATGGAGGGCAAGTGTGTCCTGTTTAAAACATTCGGCGACGTCGACGCGATTCCGCTGTGCATTCGTTCCAAAGATGTCGATGAAATCGTCAAAACGGTCACTCTGCTGGCGGGCAGCTTCGGCGGCATCAACCTCGAGGATATTGCCGCTCCGCGTTGCTTTGAGATTGAAAGACGTTTAAAGGAAACCTGCGATATTCCGATTTTCCATGACGACCAGCACGGCACAGCTGTTGTCGTGCTTGCCGCGATGCTCAACGGTTTAAAAATTGTCAAAAAACAGATCGACGACGTCTCTGTCGTTGTGAACGGCTCCGGTGCCGCCGGTATCGCCGTAACAAAGCTTTTGATGAGCATGGGCCTCAGGAGGGTGATCCTCTGCGACACAAAAGGCGCCATTTACGAAGGCAGGGACAATCTCAACGCCGCAAAAGCCGAAATGGCCAAGATTTCCAACCTTGAAAAGAAAACCGGTTCCCTCAAAGAAGTCATCGTCGGCGCCGACGTCTTCATCGGACTGTCCGCCCCGGGCATGGTCACACAGGAAATGGTCAGGACGATGGCAAAAGACCCGATCATTTTCGCCATGGCGAACCCGACCCCGGAAATCATGCCTTCCGATGCGCTGGCTGCCGGCGCCAAGGTTGTCGGCACAGGCCGTTCCGACTTCCCCAACCAAATCAACAATGTTCTGGCTTTCCCGGGTATTTTCAGAGGCGCTCTGGATGTCCGCTCCGGCGACATCAACGACGAGATGAAGATTGCCGCCGCCAAGGCGATTGCCGGCCTCATCACAGCCGATGAACTGAACCCCGAATACATCATCCCGGCCCCGTTTGACCCGAGAGTCGGCGGCGCTGTCGCACAAGCCGTCCGCGAAGCCGCCAGAAAGTCCGGCGTCGCCAGAATTTAA
- the rpmC gene encoding 50S ribosomal protein L29, translating into MKMSEIKELSMAELETKLTDLKQELFNLRFQHSINQLENPNRLPQLRKDIARVKTQMTIKSSESTNA; encoded by the coding sequence ATGAAAATGAGCGAGATCAAGGAACTGAGCATGGCTGAACTCGAAACCAAGCTCACAGACCTCAAACAGGAACTTTTCAACCTGCGCTTCCAGCACTCCATCAATCAGCTTGAAAACCCCAATCGCCTGCCGCAGCTGCGCAAGGACATCGCACGGGTCAAGACCCAGATGACCATCAAGAGCAGCGAGAGCACGAACGCATAG
- the rplX gene encoding 50S ribosomal protein L24, producing the protein MSKMHIKTGDNVMVISGTDKGKKGKVIAVSPDEGKVIVEKVRLVSKHVKPKKEGEAGGIIKGESALYASKVMLICPKCGVATRVGHGVDKNGNKVRVCRQPKCGNMF; encoded by the coding sequence ATGAGCAAGATGCATATTAAAACCGGTGACAACGTCATGGTCATCTCCGGCACCGACAAGGGCAAAAAGGGCAAGGTCATCGCGGTCAGTCCCGACGAGGGCAAAGTCATCGTCGAAAAAGTCCGCCTCGTATCCAAACACGTCAAACCCAAAAAAGAGGGCGAAGCGGGCGGCATCATCAAGGGCGAGAGCGCGCTGTATGCCTCCAAGGTCATGCTGATCTGTCCCAAATGCGGCGTCGCAACCAGAGTCGGCCACGGCGTCGACAAGAACGGCAACAAGGTTCGCGTGTGCCGGCAGCCCAAATGCGGCAATATGTTTTAA
- the rplE gene encoding 50S ribosomal protein L5 yields MSRLKIKYTNEIAGELMKKFNYKSVMQIPKMEKVVVNVACGDCKDNTKVLDAIIGDLSAITGQKGIPCMAKKSVANFKVRQGNVIGAKVTLRGERMYDFIDRFFNAALPRVRDFRGISPNSFDGRGNYSCGVKEQLIFPEIEFDKIDAVRGMDICFVTTAKTDEEARELLAALGAPFAR; encoded by the coding sequence ATGTCAAGATTAAAAATTAAGTACACCAATGAGATTGCCGGCGAACTGATGAAAAAGTTCAACTATAAGAGCGTCATGCAGATCCCCAAGATGGAAAAGGTCGTTGTCAACGTCGCCTGCGGCGACTGCAAAGACAACACCAAGGTGCTTGACGCCATCATCGGCGATCTATCCGCCATCACCGGCCAGAAGGGCATTCCCTGCATGGCCAAGAAATCGGTTGCGAACTTCAAAGTTCGTCAGGGCAACGTCATCGGCGCAAAGGTCACCCTGCGCGGCGAACGGATGTATGACTTCATCGACCGGTTCTTCAACGCGGCGCTTCCGCGCGTGCGTGACTTCAGAGGCATCAGCCCCAACTCCTTCGACGGCCGCGGAAACTATTCCTGCGGCGTCAAAGAACAGCTGATCTTCCCTGAGATCGAATTCGACAAAATCGACGCGGTGCGCGGCATGGATATCTGCTTCGTTACCACAGCCAAGACAGACGAAGAGGCCCGCGAGCTGCTTGCAGCGCTCGGCGCTCCGTTCGCGAGATAA
- the rplC gene encoding 50S ribosomal protein L3 produces the protein MKKGIIGKKVGMSQLFDESGKVIPVTVVVAGPCTVIARKTTANEGYESVVFGFGDIKDKLVSKPLKGQFTKAGVAPKRVIKEFRFEDCSGYNVGDIVKADVFTAGDRCDVTGISKGKGFAGVIKRWNFSRLKMTHGSGPVARHGGSNGANTDPSRVVKGKKMPGRLGGEQVTIQNLSVVKIDAENNLIAIKGAIPGPNGSVVFLKDTVKA, from the coding sequence ATGAAAAAAGGCATTATCGGAAAAAAAGTCGGTATGTCTCAGCTGTTCGATGAGAGCGGCAAGGTCATCCCGGTGACCGTCGTGGTCGCGGGCCCCTGCACCGTCATCGCCCGTAAAACAACCGCCAACGAGGGATATGAGTCCGTCGTGTTCGGCTTCGGCGACATCAAAGATAAGCTGGTCAGCAAACCGCTCAAAGGTCAGTTCACAAAAGCGGGCGTCGCGCCCAAACGCGTGATCAAGGAATTCCGCTTCGAGGACTGCTCGGGATACAACGTCGGGGACATCGTCAAAGCCGACGTCTTCACAGCGGGCGACCGCTGCGACGTCACCGGCATCAGCAAAGGCAAAGGTTTTGCCGGTGTCATCAAGAGATGGAACTTCTCCCGTTTGAAGATGACCCACGGCTCCGGCCCGGTTGCCAGACACGGCGGTTCCAACGGCGCAAACACCGACCCGTCCCGCGTCGTCAAGGGCAAGAAGATGCCCGGACGCCTCGGCGGCGAACAGGTCACCATTCAGAATCTCTCGGTCGTCAAGATCGATGCAGAGAATAATCTCATCGCGATCAAGGGCGCCATCCCGGGCCCGAACGGCTCTGTCGTGTTCCTCAAGGACACGGTCAAGGCGTAA
- the rplN gene encoding 50S ribosomal protein L14, protein MIQQQTYLKVADNTGAKELMCIRVLGGTRRKYANIGDVIVASVKKATPGGVVKKGEVVRAVVVRTVSGLRREDGTYIKFDENAAVIIKEDKNPKGTRIFGPVARELREKDYMKILSLAPEVL, encoded by the coding sequence GTGATTCAGCAGCAAACCTACCTGAAAGTCGCCGACAACACGGGCGCCAAGGAACTGATGTGCATCAGAGTCCTCGGCGGAACCCGCAGAAAGTATGCCAACATCGGCGACGTCATCGTCGCTTCGGTTAAAAAAGCGACACCCGGCGGCGTGGTCAAAAAGGGCGAGGTTGTCAGGGCGGTCGTCGTACGCACGGTCTCCGGACTGCGCAGAGAAGACGGCACCTACATCAAGTTCGACGAAAACGCCGCGGTCATCATCAAGGAAGATAAGAACCCCAAGGGGACCCGTATCTTCGGACCGGTCGCAAGAGAGCTGCGCGAAAAGGATTATATGAAAATCCTCTCGCTTGCTCCCGAAGTCCTTTAA
- the rpsH gene encoding 30S ribosomal protein S8: protein MQVTDSIADMLTRIRNASSAKHSSVDIPASNMKVSIAKILLDEGYINAYETIDDGVQGVIRVTLKYGSGKIKTAALTGLRRVSKPGLRIYASCEEMPKVMKGLGIAVVSTSKGVMTDKEARKQNVGGEVLAYVW from the coding sequence ATGCAGGTTACAGACAGCATCGCCGATATGCTCACCAGAATCCGCAACGCGAGCTCGGCAAAGCATTCAAGCGTTGACATCCCCGCTTCCAACATGAAAGTCAGCATCGCCAAGATTCTGCTTGACGAGGGCTATATCAACGCATATGAGACCATCGACGACGGCGTTCAGGGCGTCATTCGCGTGACGCTCAAATACGGCTCGGGCAAGATCAAGACCGCGGCGCTCACAGGGCTCCGCCGTGTCTCCAAACCGGGTCTGCGCATTTATGCCAGCTGCGAAGAAATGCCCAAGGTCATGAAAGGCCTCGGCATTGCGGTCGTCTCGACTTCAAAGGGTGTTATGACCGATAAAGAGGCGCGCAAACAGAACGTCGGCGGCGAAGTGCTTGCCTACGTTTGGTAA
- a CDS encoding type Z 30S ribosomal protein S14 has translation MAKTSQKVRQSRPAKFSTRAYTRCKICGRPHAYLSKFGVCRICFRNLAYKGQIPGVKKASW, from the coding sequence GTGGCTAAAACATCTCAAAAGGTCCGTCAATCCAGACCTGCCAAGTTCAGTACGCGCGCATACACCCGCTGCAAAATTTGCGGCCGGCCTCACGCCTACCTCAGCAAGTTCGGCGTCTGCCGTATCTGCTTCCGCAACCTGGCTTATAAAGGCCAGATTCCGGGCGTGAAAAAAGCCAGTTGGTAA
- the rplP gene encoding 50S ribosomal protein L16, with protein sequence MLMPKRVKYRRVQRGRMKGVATRGTKVTYGDFGMMALEPGWVKSNQIEAARIAMTRYIKRGGQVWIKVFPDKPVTEKPAETRMGSGKGSPEYWVAVVKPGRVMFEISGIDEATAREAVRLAGHKLPIKTKFVSKENGGDAE encoded by the coding sequence ATGTTGATGCCTAAACGCGTGAAATACCGCCGCGTCCAGCGCGGCCGTATGAAAGGCGTCGCGACCCGCGGAACCAAAGTCACCTACGGCGACTTCGGTATGATGGCTCTCGAACCGGGTTGGGTCAAATCCAACCAGATCGAAGCGGCGCGTATTGCCATGACTCGCTACATCAAAAGAGGCGGTCAGGTATGGATTAAAGTATTCCCCGACAAGCCCGTGACCGAGAAGCCGGCCGAGACCCGCATGGGTTCCGGCAAAGGCTCGCCCGAATACTGGGTAGCGGTCGTCAAGCCGGGCAGAGTTATGTTTGAGATCAGCGGCATCGATGAGGCGACAGCCCGTGAGGCCGTCCGCCTTGCCGGACACAAGCTGCCGATCAAGACCAAATTCGTCAGTAAAGAGAACGGCGGTGACGCAGAATGA
- the rplF gene encoding 50S ribosomal protein L6 gives MSRIGRKPVAVPAGTKVVIDGCKVTAEGPKGTLTKTFNPQMTIKLEDGHVVIERADDEKETRALHGLTRALIHNMVEGVTNGYSKELEVVGVGYRAAMQGKDLLLNLGYSHQILYKAADGITLSIIGAQQNHILVSGPDKESVGQSAAEIREKREPDHYNVGKGIRYLGEHVRHKEGKAGKK, from the coding sequence ATGTCACGAATTGGTAGAAAACCTGTCGCAGTCCCCGCGGGCACAAAAGTCGTCATCGACGGCTGCAAAGTCACCGCGGAGGGCCCGAAGGGAACGTTGACAAAGACATTCAACCCGCAGATGACGATCAAGCTGGAAGACGGCCACGTCGTCATTGAACGCGCCGACGATGAAAAAGAGACCCGCGCGCTGCACGGTTTGACCCGCGCGCTGATCCACAACATGGTCGAGGGCGTTACCAACGGGTATTCAAAAGAACTCGAGGTCGTCGGCGTAGGATACCGTGCGGCGATGCAGGGCAAAGATTTATTGCTCAACCTCGGTTATTCGCATCAGATTCTTTACAAAGCGGCCGACGGCATCACCCTTTCCATCATCGGCGCGCAGCAGAACCACATTCTCGTCTCGGGCCCCGATAAGGAGTCCGTCGGACAGAGCGCGGCCGAAATCCGCGAAAAGCGTGAGCCCGACCACTATAACGTGGGCAAAGGCATTCGCTATCTGGGCGAACATGTC
- the rpsJ gene encoding 30S ribosomal protein S10: protein MAVSEKIRIRIKGYEHSLVDASAAKIVEAVTRTGAKISGPVPLPTDREIITVLRSPHKYKDSREQFEFQTHKRMIDVIKPNGKTLEALKNLELPAGVEIEIRI, encoded by the coding sequence TTGGCAGTCAGCGAAAAAATCAGAATCAGAATCAAGGGCTATGAACACTCTCTGGTCGACGCGTCCGCGGCGAAAATCGTCGAAGCCGTCACGAGAACCGGCGCCAAGATCAGCGGACCCGTACCGCTGCCCACCGACCGCGAGATCATCACCGTCCTGCGCTCCCCTCACAAGTATAAGGATTCCCGTGAGCAGTTTGAATTTCAAACTCACAAGCGCATGATCGACGTGATCAAGCCCAACGGCAAGACTCTGGAAGCTCTGAAGAACCTCGAACTTCCCGCCGGCGTCGAAATCGAGATCAGGATCTGA
- the rplW gene encoding 50S ribosomal protein L23, with product MSKTAQDIILRPVVTESSMAGMKQKKYAFEVDKNADKREIAKAVEELFSVKVAKVNTLHVRGRMKRVRMEPGYTSSWKKAIVTLKPDSKGIEFFEGMN from the coding sequence ATGTCCAAAACGGCACAGGATATCATTCTCCGCCCGGTTGTGACCGAATCCTCCATGGCGGGAATGAAACAGAAAAAGTACGCCTTTGAAGTCGATAAAAACGCCGACAAGCGCGAAATCGCCAAGGCGGTCGAAGAACTGTTCAGCGTAAAGGTCGCCAAGGTCAATACCCTGCATGTCCGCGGACGCATGAAGAGAGTCCGTATGGAACCCGGGTACACATCGTCCTGGAAAAAGGCGATCGTTACTCTGAAACCCGATTCGAAGGGCATCGAGTTCTTCGAAGGCATGAACTGA
- the rpsQ gene encoding 30S ribosomal protein S17 yields the protein METDRNLRKTRTGKVVSDKMDKTVVVEVIDSVQNPLYKKIVKRTAKFKAHDENNECKIGDTVEITETRPLSKDKRWRVSEILERAK from the coding sequence ATGGAAACCGATAGAAATTTGAGAAAAACCAGGACCGGCAAGGTCGTCAGCGACAAGATGGATAAGACCGTCGTCGTTGAAGTAATCGACAGCGTTCAGAATCCGCTTTATAAGAAGATCGTCAAACGCACCGCGAAGTTCAAAGCGCACGACGAGAATAACGAATGCAAGATCGGCGATACCGTCGAGATCACCGAGACCCGTCCGCTGTCCAAGGACAAGAGATGGCGCGTCTCCGAGATCCTCGAGAGAGCCAAGTAA
- the rplD gene encoding 50S ribosomal protein L4 encodes MPTVNVINIKGEEVGKMELSDAVFGITPNTTAMHAVVVNYLANQRQGTQSTKTRAEVSGGGKKPWRQKGTGRARQGSTRAPHFRHGGIAFGPKPRDYRYSLNKKLKRLAMKSALSSKAAEGSIIVLDTLALEEIKTKTMAEILSAVGFKNKALLVMPEVNEKVILSARNIEGLTPAITGEINVYDILNNNQMIIVKAAVEKLEEVYA; translated from the coding sequence ATGCCTACAGTAAACGTTATCAATATCAAAGGCGAAGAAGTCGGCAAGATGGAACTCTCCGATGCGGTGTTCGGCATCACGCCCAACACCACCGCGATGCATGCCGTCGTGGTCAATTACCTCGCCAATCAGCGTCAGGGCACCCAGTCGACCAAGACACGTGCCGAAGTCAGCGGCGGCGGCAAAAAGCCGTGGCGTCAAAAGGGCACCGGCCGCGCAAGACAGGGTTCTACCCGCGCTCCGCATTTCAGACACGGCGGTATCGCGTTCGGCCCGAAGCCGCGTGATTACCGGTACTCGCTCAACAAAAAGCTCAAGCGCCTCGCGATGAAGTCCGCGCTGTCTTCCAAAGCAGCCGAGGGCTCGATCATCGTGCTCGACACGCTGGCGCTCGAAGAAATCAAAACCAAGACCATGGCAGAGATCCTCTCCGCCGTCGGTTTCAAAAACAAGGCCCTGCTGGTCATGCCGGAAGTCAATGAAAAGGTGATTCTGAGCGCCCGAAACATCGAAGGCCTCACACCTGCCATCACCGGCGAGATCAATGTCTATGACATACTCAACAACAACCAGATGATCATCGTCAAAGCGGCGGTCGAAAAACTCGAGGAGGTGTACGCGTAA
- the rplV gene encoding 50S ribosomal protein L22 — MEAKAYLRHVRISPRKVCIVLDLIRNKPVSEASAILKYTPKAASPLCLKLLNSAVANAENNNGMDRGKLIVSQCFVAPGPVQKRMRPQSKGRGVRILKRTSHITIAVAEKE; from the coding sequence ATGGAAGCGAAAGCATATCTTCGGCACGTCCGAATCTCACCGCGCAAGGTCTGCATCGTACTGGACCTGATCCGCAACAAGCCGGTGAGTGAAGCGTCCGCAATACTGAAATACACCCCCAAGGCCGCCAGCCCGCTGTGCCTGAAACTGCTCAATTCCGCAGTCGCCAATGCCGAGAACAACAACGGCATGGACCGCGGCAAGCTCATCGTAAGCCAATGCTTCGTAGCCCCCGGCCCGGTGCAGAAGCGGATGCGCCCGCAGTCCAAAGGACGCGGAGTCAGAATCTTAAAACGCACATCGCACATCACGATCGCGGTTGCGGAGAAAGAATAA
- the rpsS gene encoding 30S ribosomal protein S19 has product MGRSVKKGPFVQTVLLERIRKMNQAGEKRVLKTWSRASTIFPDFVGHTIAVHDGKKHVPVYITEDMVGHRLGEFAPTRIFRGHSGSKTTNSGTASTGSGPSKS; this is encoded by the coding sequence ATGGGTAGAAGCGTTAAAAAAGGACCGTTTGTGCAGACCGTTTTGCTTGAGCGGATCCGTAAAATGAATCAGGCCGGTGAAAAGCGGGTCCTCAAGACCTGGAGCCGCGCGTCGACGATTTTCCCCGATTTCGTCGGGCACACCATCGCCGTCCACGACGGGAAGAAACATGTTCCGGTCTACATCACCGAAGACATGGTCGGACACCGTCTCGGAGAGTTCGCACCGACACGTATATTCCGCGGCCACAGTGGTTCTAAGACCACCAACTCCGGTACCGCAAGCACCGGCAGCGGTCCCAGTAAATCGTAG
- the rplB gene encoding 50S ribosomal protein L2 has translation MAIKSYRPTTPSRRGMTVTDYSQLTKTAPEKSLTKTIKKNSGRNNTGRITVRHRGGGYRVKYRIIDFKRDRYNMPATVKTVEYDPNRSAFIALVEYEDGVVNYIIAPQDLKVGDVILSGETADIKPGNALPLASIPVGTFVHNVELNYGKGAQLVRAAGSMAQLMAKENGYALIRLPSGEIRNIPQNCYATIGQVSNIDHENVNYGKAGRKRHMGWRPTVRGSVMNPNDHPHGGGEGKSPIGRPGPVTPWGKPTLGYKTRDKHARTDKFIIKRRNIK, from the coding sequence ATGGCTATCAAGAGCTATCGTCCCACAACGCCCTCGCGCCGCGGGATGACAGTCACGGATTATTCCCAGCTTACCAAAACAGCTCCCGAAAAGAGCTTAACGAAGACCATCAAAAAGAATTCCGGCAGAAACAACACCGGAAGAATCACGGTCAGACACCGCGGCGGCGGCTATCGCGTCAAATATCGCATCATCGATTTCAAACGCGACAGATACAATATGCCCGCCACCGTCAAGACCGTCGAATACGACCCCAACCGCAGCGCGTTCATCGCGCTCGTCGAATACGAAGACGGCGTTGTGAATTACATCATCGCGCCGCAGGATCTCAAAGTCGGCGACGTTATCCTGAGCGGTGAGACCGCTGACATCAAACCCGGCAACGCCCTTCCGCTCGCGTCAATCCCTGTCGGTACGTTTGTTCACAACGTTGAACTGAACTACGGAAAAGGCGCACAGCTCGTCCGGGCAGCGGGCAGCATGGCTCAGCTGATGGCCAAAGAAAACGGCTACGCGCTGATTCGTCTTCCCTCCGGTGAGATCCGCAACATCCCTCAGAACTGCTACGCGACCATCGGTCAGGTCAGCAATATCGACCACGAAAACGTCAACTACGGCAAAGCGGGCAGAAAACGCCACATGGGCTGGCGCCCGACCGTCCGCGGCTCGGTCATGAACCCGAACGACCACCCGCACGGCGGCGGCGAAGGCAAATCCCCGATCGGCCGGCCCGGTCCCGTCACTCCCTGGGGCAAGCCGACACTCGGATATAAGACCAGAGACAAGCACGCGCGCACCGATAAGTTTATTATCAAGCGCCGCAACATCAAGTAA